Sequence from the Streptomyces sp. NBC_00440 genome:
GCGACCGTGGCCTGGCCGCGGACCGTGTCGACGTCGTCCGGGCGGGCCGGGTCGTGGCCGCGGACCAGCGCCTGGAGCTCCAGCGGCACCGCGGACATCGGCAGCACCCTGCCGTGCGCGCCGAGCAGCCTGCCGACCAGGTCAAGGGCCTGCACATGGTCGCCGAGCTGCTCCCACAGGGCGACGATCAGCAGATTGCCGACCGCGTGCTCGTGCAGCTCGCCCTTGGACTGGAAGCGGTGCTGGATCACGCGGGCCCAGGTCTGCCCCCAGTCGTCGTCCCCGCAGAGCGCGGCGAGCGCCTTGCGCAGATCGCCGGGCGGCAGCACGCCCAGCTCCTCGCGGAGCCGGCCGCTGGAGCCGCCGTCGTCGGCGACGGTCACCACGGCGGTCAGGTCCCCGGTGATGCGGCGCAGCGCGGCGAGCGAGGCGGAGAGCCCCATCCCGCCGCCCAGTGCGACGACCTTCGGCTGGGTGCCGCGCCTGATCCGGCCCGGTACCAGCCGTACGCGCCGCAGCTTGGCGGTGCTGCGCCCTGTCACTCGCGCCCCATGTCGCGATGGACCAGCACCGTCTCGATCCCTTCCGACGCCAGCCGGGCGGCGAGCTTCTCGGACATCGCCACGGAGCGGTGCTTGCCGCCGGTACAGCCGACGGCGATGGTCACGTAGCGCTTGCCCTCGCGCCGGTAGCCGGTGGCGATGATCTGGAGCAGCTCGCTGTACTGGTTGAGGAACTCCTTGGCGCCCGGCTGGTTGAAGACGTACGCGGACACCTCCTCGTTGAGGCCGGTGAAGGGGCGCAGCTCGGGGACCCAGTGCGGGTTGGGCAGGAACCGGCAGTCGACGACGAGGTCCGCGTCGACCGGGAGTCCGTACTTGTATCCGAAGGACATCACCGTCGCCCGGAGCTCGGGCTCCTCGTCGCCGGCGAACTGGGCGTCCATCTTGGCCCGCAGTTCGTGCACGTTGAGGCTGGAGGTGTCGATCACCAGGTCGGCGTCACCGCGCAGCTCGCGCAGCAGGTCGCGTTCGGCGGCGATGCCGTCGGTGATCCGGCCGTCCCCCTGGAGGGGGTGCGGTCTGCGGACCGATTCGAAGCGGCGCACCAGCGCGTCGTCGGACGACTCCAGGAAGACGATCCGCCGGGTGACCTGCTTGGCGGCCAGGTCCGCGAGGGACTGGCGCAGGTTGTCGAAGAACCGGCGGCCGCGTACGTCGACGACCACGGCGATACGGGCCACGTTGCCCTGTGAGCGGGCGCCGAGCTCGACCATGGTGGGGATCAGCGCGGGCGGGAGGTTGTCGACGACGAACCAGCCCAGGTCCTCCAGGCACTTCGCCGCGGTGGAACGCCCGGCGCCGCTCATTCCGGAGATGATCACCAGCTCCGGAATGGCTGCTTCCGCGGTCTCGGCCGGTGTGCCCGTGCCCGCACTGCCCGTACTCACGTCTGCTCCGTCCCGTTCCTGCTCATCACTCATGTGTGTCGCCCCCGTCGTCTTCCCCGTCGTCTTCAATGATCTCTCCTGTTGCCGTGTTCACGGCAGGGGCGGCCGGGGCCGCCTGTGCGAGCGCCGCGGCCACCGACTCGGCCGTCCTGCGGCCTATCCCGGGCACTTCGCAGATCTGCTCGATTGTGGCCTGTTTCAGCTTCTTGACGGAGCCGAAGTGCTTGATCAGGGCCTGTTTCCTGGTTTCGCCCAGACCGGCGACGGAGTCGAGCGGCCCCGCCTTGAAGCGCTTGGCCCGCTTGGCGCGCTGATAGGTGATGGCAAAACGGTGGGCTTCGTCACGCACCCGCTGGAGGAGGTAGAGCCCCTCGCTGGACCGGGGCAGGACAACCGGGTCGTCGTCATCGGGCAGCCAGACCTCCTCCAGCCGCTTGGCGAGACCGCAGACCGCGACATCGTCGATGCCCAGCTCGTCGAGAGCGCGCTTCGCCGCCGCCACCTGGGGCCGGCCGCCGTCGACCACCACCAGCTGGGGCGGGTACGCGAACCGCTTGGGACGGCCGTCGTCCTCGACAGCCCCGGCGGCCTGCTCCTCGGTCCACTCCCCCGTCCGCTCCTTCTCCTGGAGGTACCGCCGGAAGCGCCGGGTGAGCACCTCGTGCATGGACCGGACGTCGTCCTGCCCCTCGAAGCCCTTGATCTGGAAGCGGCGGTACTCCCCCTTGCGGACCAGACCGTCCTCGAAGACCACCATCGACGCCACCACGTCGTCGCCCTGGAGGTGCGAGATGTCGTAGCACTCGATCCGCAGCGGCGCGCTGTCCAGGCCGAGCGCGGCGGCGATCTCCTCCAGGGCCCGGGAGCGGGTGGTGAGGTCGGAGGCGCGCTTCGTCTTGTGCAGCACCAGTGCCTGCTGGGCATTGCGCTGGACGGTCGCCATCAGGTCCTTCTTGTCGCCACGCTGCGGGATGCGCAGCGAGACATGCGAACCGCGGCGGTCCGCGAGCCACTGGGTGACGGCTTCGGCCTGCTCCGGGAGGGCCGGGACCAGCACCTCCTTGGGCACGCCCTCGCCCTTCTCCTCGCCGTACAGCTGCTGGAGCGCATGCCCCACGAGGCCGGAGGTGTCCACGGCCTCGACCTTGTCGGTCACCCAGCCGCGCTGGCCGCGGACCCGGCCGCCCCGGACGTGGAAGATCTGGACGGCGGCCTCCAGCTCGTCCTCGGCGACCGCGATCAGGTCGGCGTCGGTGGCGTCGTTGAAGACGACCGCGTTCTTCTCCAGGGCGCGCTTGAGCGCCTCTATGTCGTCGCGGAGCCTGGCCGCCCTCTCGTACTCCATCTCCTCCGCCGCGTCCCGCATCTCCTGCTCGATGCG
This genomic interval carries:
- a CDS encoding gluconeogenesis factor YvcK family protein, with protein sequence MTGRSTAKLRRVRLVPGRIRRGTQPKVVALGGGMGLSASLAALRRITGDLTAVVTVADDGGSSGRLREELGVLPPGDLRKALAALCGDDDWGQTWARVIQHRFQSKGELHEHAVGNLLIVALWEQLGDHVQALDLVGRLLGAHGRVLPMSAVPLELQALVRGHDPARPDDVDTVRGQATVALTPGEVQSVHLVPNDPPAVPEAVAAVLDADWVVLGPGSWFSSVIPHLLVPELLDALVETKARKVLSLNLAPQPGETDGFSPQRHLEVLARHAPKLALDVVLADEAAVPDRASLAEAAKGLGAAVELAPVASPDGSPTHDRELLAAAYDRIFRMHGRIGPWR
- the rapZ gene encoding RNase adapter RapZ, with translation MSDEQERDGADVSTGSAGTGTPAETAEAAIPELVIISGMSGAGRSTAAKCLEDLGWFVVDNLPPALIPTMVELGARSQGNVARIAVVVDVRGRRFFDNLRQSLADLAAKQVTRRIVFLESSDDALVRRFESVRRPHPLQGDGRITDGIAAERDLLRELRGDADLVIDTSSLNVHELRAKMDAQFAGDEEPELRATVMSFGYKYGLPVDADLVVDCRFLPNPHWVPELRPFTGLNEEVSAYVFNQPGAKEFLNQYSELLQIIATGYRREGKRYVTIAVGCTGGKHRSVAMSEKLAARLASEGIETVLVHRDMGRE
- the uvrC gene encoding excinuclease ABC subunit UvrC; the protein is MADPSSYRPKPGQIPDSPGVYKFRDEHHRVIYVGKAKSLRPRLSSYFQDLAHLHPRTRTMVTTAASVEWTVVATEVEALQLEYSWIKEFDPRFNVKYRDDKSYPSLAVTMNEEFPRVQVMRGPKKKGVRYFGPYGHAWAIRETVDLMLRVFPVRTCSAGVFKRSAQIGRPCLLGYIGKCSAPCVGRVTPEEHRELAEEFCDFMAGRTGTYIRRIEQEMRDAAEEMEYERAARLRDDIEALKRALEKNAVVFNDATDADLIAVAEDELEAAVQIFHVRGGRVRGQRGWVTDKVEAVDTSGLVGHALQQLYGEEKGEGVPKEVLVPALPEQAEAVTQWLADRRGSHVSLRIPQRGDKKDLMATVQRNAQQALVLHKTKRASDLTTRSRALEEIAAALGLDSAPLRIECYDISHLQGDDVVASMVVFEDGLVRKGEYRRFQIKGFEGQDDVRSMHEVLTRRFRRYLQEKERTGEWTEEQAAGAVEDDGRPKRFAYPPQLVVVDGGRPQVAAAKRALDELGIDDVAVCGLAKRLEEVWLPDDDDPVVLPRSSEGLYLLQRVRDEAHRFAITYQRAKRAKRFKAGPLDSVAGLGETRKQALIKHFGSVKKLKQATIEQICEVPGIGRRTAESVAAALAQAAPAAPAVNTATGEIIEDDGEDDGGDTHE